In one Cyclopterus lumpus isolate fCycLum1 chromosome 22, fCycLum1.pri, whole genome shotgun sequence genomic region, the following are encoded:
- the vgll2b gene encoding transcription cofactor vestigial-like protein 2b, whose protein sequence is MSCLDVMYPAYGHYAPYATTVPALINSLQAPTGLSSTSFCRDFMDTPRGPEGMSRGPGTGGSSSSSSNSSSSSYTPAALRPEEGPKEKQEAPEAEYLTSRCVLFSYYHGDISSVVDEHFSRALSAYMDGEGKRRAPDQQGADTPSPSSRRSFPPSFWDSNYSSPQSRSHCETGVPSYSMDPYASALHPGLPHPHAHPHTHPHPAESWGYPQASAYGHSRPLHELYSPSALEPHYGPLLMPTVRPPHPLTLPSHYDVSKLEPTASWPGLLPPGDVSQTLALNMDAGLQQHKKGKELYWF, encoded by the exons ATGAGCTGTTTGGATGTTATGTACCCAGCCTATGGACATTACGCACCGTACGCCACGACTGTTCCTGCTTTAATCAATAGCTTACAG GCTCCCACAGGTCTGAGCAGCACTTCTTTCTGCCGGGATTTTATGGACACTCCCAGGGGTCCCGAGGGGATGTCTAGGGGCCCAGGCACAGGAGgatcctcttcatcttcatccaactcttcctcttcctcctacacGCCTGCAGCTTTAAGGCCAGAGGAGGGCCCCAAGGAGAAGCAGGAGGCCCCTGAGGCAGAATACCTGACTTCTCGCTGTGTCCTCTTCAGCTACTACCATGGAGACATCAGCAGCGTGGTGGACGAGCACTTCTCCAGAGCCCTCAGCGCCTACATGGACGGGGAGGGCAAACGGCGGGCACCAGACCAACAGGGCGCAG ACACCCCTTCACCGAGCAGTCGACGAAGCTTCCCCCCATCCTTCTGGGACAGTAACTACTCCTCGCCGCAGAGCCGTTCCCACTGTGAGACAGGTGTGCCTTCATATTCCATGGACCCATACGCATCAGCCTTGCACCCGGGCCTGCCTCACCCACACGCTCATCCTCACACCCACCCTCACCCAGCAGAGAGCTGGGGATATCCCCAGGCCTCAGCCTACGGCCACTCACGGCCTCTCCACGAACTGTATTCACCGTCAGCTTTAGAGCCCCATTACGGGCCCCTGCTTATGCCCACGGTGAGGCCACCTCATCCCCTAACCTTGCCAAGCCACTATGATGTGAGCAAGCTGGAGCCCACTGCCTCCTGGCCCGGCTTGCTTCCACCAGGAGACGTCAGCCAGACGCTGGCTCTCAACATGGATGCAG gcctTCAGCAGCACAAGAAAGGCAAGGAGCTGTACTGGTTCTAA